Part of the Streptomyces sp. NBC_00457 genome, GGCCGCGGCGGCCCTGCTGCCGTCCGGGGGAGGCCGGCGTATGGATGATGTCGGGGCGGTGCCGATCGGTGAGCTGGTCGAGGAACGCCGGTATCTGCTGGATGTCGCCTACTGGATGCTGGGCAGCGCTGGTGCCGCGGAGGCCGTGGTGGGTGATGCCTACCGCCGGTGGTACGGGTTGTCCGATACCGCGCGGGCAGAGATCGTAGTGCCCCGGTTGTGGCTTGCCAGGACGGTGGGCGGGATCTGTCTGGGGCGGCTGGCTTCTCCTGGCCGTCATGCGGCCAGCCTGAGTCCGACGGGCCTGAGTGCGACGGGCCTGCGTACGGTTGGCCGCCAGGACGAGGGCGACCGCGGGCCGGGGCGTGGCACGGGGGCCGGGGCGGGGAGCGAGGGCGCTCAGCAAGGACTGGGGGCGGAGATCAGTCGGGTTCTGCTGAGTGCGCTGGATTCGCTGTCGCCGGCCGAGCGGGCGGCGTTCGTACTCAGTGACGTCTTCGGGATGGCTCCAGGTGCGGTCGCGGACATCGTGGGACGCGGTGAGCCCGAATGCGCCGAACTCGCCGACCGGGCCCGGCACAGTCTTCGGCTGCGACGTTCGCGTTCCACGTCGCCGAGCGACCACGACGCCCTGGCCCGCGCCGTTCGTGAGGCGTGTGTGAGCGGGGACGCCGAACTGCTGGCGTCGCTGCTGTGCCGGGATGTCACCGCGTTCTTCGACGGCGGCGGCAAGGTCCGGGCACTGGCCCGGCCCGTCCACGGCAGTCGGCGGGTTGCCCGCAGCCTGCTCACCCTGCTGGCCCAGCGCCCGCGCACCACACTCGCCACCCACCCGGTCAACGGCGCCATCGGTCTCGTCGCCCGTTACGGTCGAGAGGTCGCCGCCGTCATCAGCCTCGGCGTCGCCGACCACCAGGTCGTACAGGTCTGGGTCGTCCTCAACCCCGACAAACTCCGCCCTTGGAACCACCCAACCGCCCATGGTGCCCCTGGCCCACACCAGAGCCCGTGACCGCGGCAAGGCAGCTGATCGCAAGGCGACGGTAGGTCCTGACGCACCGGCTCACCGCACGGGGTCGGCGTCTTCCGAAGCGGTCGCGAAACGGGAACGCGACTCGAGAAGCGCGGCGATCTTGCTCGGGCTGAACACCCACATCAACTGGTGGATGCCTTCCCTCGAGGCGGCCATCGCCATGAAGGCGATGGCTTGGCCGTCTCGGTAGAGCAGCGCACCCGTGGAGCCGTTGGCGTCGACCAGCTTGGCCTCCGCCTCTCGCCAGAAAACCGGATAGGTGACCATCTTCGCCACATGTGCACGGCCCAGCACGGGTATACGAGCACAGCCCCGCATACCGTTCCCGTCGGACAGACTGACGACATCGGGGGTGAGGAGGGCCTCAAGCGAAGCCACATCCCCCGTTTGAGCCGCCGAGACGAAGGCACTGAGAAGGCGTCGGTGCTCCGCCGTGTCCACGCTCTCCCGCGGCTCGTCCGACAGACGCTTGCGAGCGCGGCTCACGATCTTCCGTACGTTGACGAGGCTGAGCTGAAGGATCTCGGCGATCTCGGGGTAGGCGTAATCGAACGCCTCGCGCAGGACGTACGCAGCGCGCTCCGTGGGGCTGAGCTTCTCCAGCACCAACAGCAGCGCCAATTCAAGGGCTTCCGCACGCTGCGCACCCAGCTCCGGATCCGAGCTCGTGTCGACGGGTTCGGGCAGCCACGGCCCTATGTACGTCTCCCGACGCACACGCGCGGACTGTGCGACGTTGATGGCCAGTCGGGTCGTCGCACTCGAAAGGAAGGCGACCGGGCTGACCACCACGGAACGGTCGGTGTTCTGCCAGCGCAGCCACACTTCCTGAACCACGTCTTCGGCCTCGACCACGCTGCCGAGCACACGGTAGGCGATGCCGAAGAGACGCCTCCGACACTGCAGAAAAACGGAAACGGCCTCTTCCAGGTCACTCGTCGTGGGGGACGGCTCGACATCCATAGTCCTGCGGTCTCCGTTCCTGCGGTCGCAATCGTCTAAGGGCGTGACCACGTGGCGGCTGCTCGGGGCGGCCGGATCTGACGCCTGGTACATGAGCACGCTTCGGGATGCCGCGATACGGCCGGGTGTCGTGGGCCGCATGGTTTGACGGGGTCCTTGGAGGACCCCGTGTCGCTGAAAGTCACGGCTGCTCCCATCACGTCTCCCTCATAAGACATAAGACAAGGGTCGGATCGGTTCTGTGACAGGGTTGGGGCAGCGGAATTCCGCCGACCGCCTTCACAACGACCGGCTTCGGCCAGACACACACCGCCTGCACGTACGCGCCGCGCGTCGTGAAGACGCCGGCCCCTGGGTGGTTCGGCGCCGTGCGCCAGTGGTTCAGCGCAGCGATTCCACGATGACCACGCACAGGCCGATCATCGTCACGGTGATCAGGGTCATGGTGGTCAGCGTGCCTCTCAGCCATCGCCGGATGCGGACACGGTGTTGCTCCTCGACCATGGTCAGGCTGTCGGTGATGTGCTCTGTCACCATGTGGGCGACGTAGGCCTGTTCCTCGAGATACCACCGCTCGATGTCCGTCTTCTGCTCCCGGTTGAGCCCAGGTGCCCGTGCGGTGAAGTCCGCCACGCGCTGGCGCGCCGCTTGCAGATGGGCTTCTTCGTACAGGAAGTTCCCAATGTCGATCAGGCCGCGCTCGGCCTCTTCCCTCGCGTCCATGACGTGCTCCAGGTGAAGCATGAGGCCCGGTCGCGGCGAGACAGGATCCGGGCGGGTCGAATGCCGGGGCGTACGGCGGATCCCTCCAGGTGCCGCTGAGAAACTCTTCCCTCACACGAAATGGACCGGACAGCCCGCCCGTCTGTGACACACACCGGGCCCACCCGTCCGTGGCACACCTCGAACCGGCACCCTGCGTGTCACACCCTCGCCTTGTGCCCGGTCATACGGGTGTCCTACGTGTGGCAGCGGCCCATGTGCCCGCCGGCCCAAGGAGTGCGCTGAATGACCGAGCCCATCACCAAACCCATCACCGAACCCGCGGCGGAGACGGCCGACCGCGCACCCGCCGCTGAGCCGGACGCCTATCGGCAGGCTCCCGACCAGGTGGCGGAACGGCTCGGCGTCGACCCGGGGGCGGGGCTGAGCACACGGCAGGTCTCCGAGCGCGCGGCGGTCCACGGCGCCAATCAGCTGTCCGAACCGGCCCGACGCCCGCAGTGGCTGAAGTTCCTGGACCAGTTCCGCAACTGGCTCATCCTCATCCTGCTGATCGCCGCCGTGGTGGCCGGAGCTATCGGTGACATCAGCGACGCAGTAGTGATCACCGTCGTACTGCTGATCAACGCCACGCTCGGTTACTGGCAGGAGCGACGTGCCGAGCGCAGTCTGGAGGCACTGCGCCGGATGCTGGTGCCCACGGCCAGGGTTCGCCGCGACGGCACGGAGCAGGTGGTGGAGGCGCGGCTCCTCGTACCAGGAGACGTGGTTCTGCTGGAGGCGGGCGACCGCGTACCGGCCGACGGTCGGCTGACCGTCGCGGAGACGGTCGAGGTGGCCGAGGCTGCCCTGACCGGTGAGTCCCAGCCGGTTGCCAAGAGTGTGACAACCTTCGATCACACCTCGATCACCTCGGTGCCGCTCGCCGAACGCACAACCATGCTGTTCATGAACACCGCGCTGACCCGGGGCCGGGCCGAGATGATCGTCACGGCCACCGGGATGCGCACGGAACTCGGCGCCATCGCCGAGGCGTTGCGCACCGGGACGGAGCCGCCCACCCCGCTCCAGGTCCAACTGGACAGCCTGGGCCGGCGGCTGGCGCTACTGAGCGGAGTCGCGGTCGTCGCCTATGCCCTGAGCGCGCTGGTCCGTGGTGAGTCGCTCTCGGACGTCGCACTGCAGGCCGTGGCCCTCGCCGTCGCCGCGATCCCCGAAGGCCTGCCCGCCGTACTGGCACTGACGCTGGCACTCGGTGTACACCGTATGGCGCGTCGCGGTGCCATCGTCAAACGACTGGCCTCGGTGGAGTCGCTCGGCGCTGCCACGGTCGTGTGCAGCGACAAGACCGGCACGCTCACCCTCAACGAGATGACCGCACGGATCTTGTGGACCGCGGGCAGGCTCTACGACGTCACCGGGGAGGGGTACGGAACGGCGGGCGCCATCCGCATCCATGGCACGGAAGACGCCTCTGCACCCGACGATCTCCATGACGCGGTGCTTCCCTTCGCCCTGTGCAACGACGCACACGTGTCCGGCGGCGTCTTCATCGGTGACCCGACGGAAGCCGCACTGGTCGTCCTGGCGGCCAAGGCCGGTGTGGACGCCGACTGGCTGCGTTCGGAGCTGCCCCGCGCGGGCGAGCTGCCCTTCGACGGGGCCACCAAGTACATGGCCACCTTCCACACCGAACCAGACGGCCGCACCCGCGTCCACGTCAAGGGCGCGGTCGATGTCCTGCTGGACATGTGCACCGACGTGCTCACGGAGGACGGTGTGCGGGCCCTCGACGAACGGCACAGGGACGAGCTCCTCGCCGTGACGGGCCAACTCGGCGGCAGCGGACTTCGGGTGCTGGGCGCGGCCACCGCCCTGATGGACGGCACACCGAGCGCGTTCACTCCGGCCGCGCTGCCCGGCCTGACCCTGGTGTCGGTCGCCGGGATCGCCGACCCGCCCCGCCCGCAGGCACGGGAAGCGATGGCGCTGTGCCGCACGGCGGGCGTGGCCGTCAAGATGATCACCGGTGACCATGCCGACACGGCGGCGGCCATCGCCCGCGAGCTGTACATCGACGGCGATGTCGTGACAGGGGCCGAACTGGACCGGATGACCGAGCAACAACTCGCCGAGCGCATCGATGACATCGGTGTGTTCGCCCGGGTCGCCCCGGAGCACAAGGTGGTGATCGTGCGGACGCTGACGAACCGGGGGCACATAGTCGCGATGACCGGTGACGGTGTCAATGACGCGGCAGCGCTCCGGGCCGCCCACATCGGCGTGGCCATGGGCATCACGGGTACGGACGTGGCCAAGGAAGCCGCCGATGTCGTCCTCACCGACGACGACTTCTCCACGATCGTGCAGGCCGTCCACGAAGGCCGCGCCATCTACGCCAACATCGTCAAGTTCGTCCGCTTCCAGCTGTCCACCAACATCGGCGCGATTCTGACGCTGCTCAGCGCCTCTCTCGCCGGTCTGCCCTCACCGCTCACGGCGGCCCAACTGCTGTGGGTCAACATCATCATGGACGGTCCACCCGCGATGGCCCTGGCCGTCGACCCCGCCCGTGACGATGTGATGCGCCATCCGCCGCGCGACCCGGGTGAGCGCATCCTGAACGCCCGCCGCCTCCTCGCCATCGGCTGGGCCGGTGCGGTCATGGCCCTGGGCACGGTGACGCTCTTCGCCATCGCCCGCTCCCACGTCGGGCCGGACACCGCCGTGACCATGGCGTTCACCACGTTCGTACTGTTCCAGCCATTCAACGCGCTCAGTGCCCGCGCGGACGGTGGCACGCTGCTGGGCCGACACCAGTTCCGCAACCGCGCGCTGTGGCTGTGCCTGGCCGGCGTCCTCGTCGTACAGGTCGCCGTCGTCCAACTGCCCTGGGCGCAGGCGGTCTTCGGGACCGTGCCGCTGACCGCGACCCAATGGGCTCTCTGTCTGGGCACCGCGTCCACCGTCCTCCTCGCCGAACTCGCCGTGCGCACCGCACGGTCGGCGCTGGGCGACAGGTAATCGCGCGGGGGCCAGTGGGCAGGTCGGGCTGGGGTCGCTGCTTGGTAGCACCATCAGCCCCGCCGGACCGCCCCGAGCTGGGCCCGGTGCCGGCCGTGGGGGAAGGAGCCGAGCCGCAAGGTGCCCTGGTCGAGCGCGGTGAAGGAGTCCAGGTCGGCCTGCGCGGCGCGGAGTTCCCGGCGGATGGCCTGACCGCGTTCGGCCAGCGCGGCACCCGCCAGCGTGGGGCGGGCACCACGCGGCAGCCGATCGATCAAGGGCTGCCCGGCCTCCTGCTCCAGCAGGAACGTCTGCTGGGAGGCGGCGGAGGTGGTCATGCCGAGGGCTCCCGCCGCAGCGGTGAGTGAAACGCACGGCATCTCTAAATGTGGTTGCGTTGGATCTTGGGGCTGCTCAGCTAGATGGCGGGGTGCCTGCGGCCGTAGGTACGACCACCGTGATCACGAACGTTGTGACGGAGTTTCAGGCCAGGTGGCAGTGGAGGCCGCCATGGCCGAGCGGGAGTGGACGGCGGCGTTGGGGGCGGTGACCGAGGATGTCGCGGACTGCTTCGAGCGCCGTGAACCACGCGCTGTGGCCCAGGAGATGACCGAGGCGATGCTGGTGGAGCTGGACACGCGGAACTGCTGGACGCTCGCCCATGCCTTCGGCCACCGCGGGCCTCACCGACTACAGCACTGCTCTCCCGCGCCGCCGTCGGCCATGACCGGGCCCGGGTCGCCGCCTGGGCGACCGGTGAACTCACCGATCGGGACGTGGTGTAAGTCGTGGACGAGACCGGGGACGAGAAGTCCTTTACGGACTGCGTCGGCGCGGCCCGCCAATACTCCGCAGACTGGGCGTTATGGGCCTGTGCCAGGTCGCCGTCCACCTCACCTACGCGAGCCGGCACGGGCACGCTCCGATCGGCCGGGCCCTGTACCTCAGCGCCGAGTGGGCCGCCGACGAGGAACGACGCCTGTTCACCGGTGTCCCCGACGGGCACAAGCCCGGGCACGCCACCTTTCTGGTCCGCCGCCACCGCGACACCCGTGAGCTCTCCATCTACTGCTCCACTCCGCCACTCCCATCACCCTGGCTGATCTTGTGGGCGTGGTGTGCCGCGGGTGGCGCGTCGAGGAGGACTTCCACACTGCCGAGGGCGTCTGCGGCCTCACCCAGGGCCAGACCACCTGCTGGACCTTCTGGATGCGCCGGACTTTGATCAGCATGCTCGCCGACGTCCTGGCCGTCACCCGCGTCCGCACCACCACGGCCACCACCGGCAGCGAGCTCGCCCCACCCAGCGGCCGGAACTGTTCCAACCCCTGAGGATCACCGCCCTGCCCCGCACCCGACGCGACCGCGACCACTTCCTGCACTGGTTCGCGTGGCACCACCACCAGCGCCAAGCGGCCGATACCCACCGGAGATGGAACAACATCACCGCCGCCACAACCACCTGACCAGCCACGATGCCCTACCGATCAAGAACTACAGCTGCCGCGGCTGAGCCGAATTTGGTTCTTGCTACGCTTGCGCGGGCGGTGGCGATGGCGAACGAAAACCCTCGAAGACAGCTGCACGGCCGACGCAGCGAATGCGGCGCGCTCGATCAACTTGCATCCGTCGTGGAGGCAGGACACAGCGCTGTCCTGGTGTTGCGCGGCGAGGCCGGTATCGGTAAGTCCGCTCTCTTGGACTACATGGCAGAACGTGCTTCTGCACACCGAATCGCCCGGGGGGCCGGTGTCGAGTCCGAGATGGAGCTCCCGTTCGCGGGCCTGCACCAGGTGTGTGCTCCGTTCCTCGGTCGCCTGGAGCGCCTTCCGGGTCCGCAGGGCGAGGCTCTGGCTACGGCGTTCGGACTGAGAACGGGGCCACCGCCGGATCGATTCCTGGTCGGCCTGGCGGTACTCAGCCTGCTGGCCGACGTAGCCGCAGAGGAGCCGCTGTTCTGCCTGGTGGACGACGCGCAATGGCTCGACCGGGTCTCCGCACAGACCCTGGCCTTCGTTGCGCGACGGATGCTCGCCGAACCGCTCGCGTTGGTGTTCGCCTTCCGTGATATTCAGGGGCAACGCGAATTTGCTGGTCTGCCTGAGCTCACGCTCACGGGCATGAATGATGCCAATGCCCGCGCGCTGTTGGATTCGGTAATAGCAGCACCCATGGACGAGCGGGTCCGCGACAGGATCGTCGCCGAGGCTCGCGGCAACCCGCTCGCGTTGCTGGAATTCCCGCGTGGTCTGACAGCGGCAGAACTGGCCGGCGGCTTCGGACTGCCCGACCCGGGATCGATGGTCGGCCACATCGAGCAGAGCTACCTCCGGCGGGTTCGATCCCTTCCGCCGACGACGCAGCGGCTGCTGCTGACCGCTGCCGCCGAACCGGTCGGCGACGTGATGTTGCTGTGGCGCGCGCTGGAGCGACTCGGTATCGAGCCCGGCGCGGCCGCCGCCGCGCAAGCTGCCGGGATGATCGACATCGGCAACCTGATGCGATTCCGGCACCCGCTGTTGCGCTCTGCGATCTACTGGTCGGCCGACCCCGCCGAGAGGCGTGAAGCCCACCGCGTGCTGGCGGAGGTGACCGAGCCCACCCTTGATCCCGACCGCCGTGCATGGCATCGCGCCCTCGCGGCCATGGGACCCGACGAGGCGGTCGCCGCCGAGCTCGAGTCATCGGCCGGGCGGGCTCAGTCGCGTGGAGGCACCACTGCCGCGGCAGCCTTCCTGGCACGCGCCGCCGTGCTGACCCCGGAACCGCGGCGCAGGGCGGCGCGCGCTCTTGCCGCTGCGCAGGCAAAGCTTCGAGCCGGCGCGCCGGAGGCCGCAGAGGAGCTACTGGCAGTCGCCGAAGTGGGACCAGTGGACGAGCTTCACCACGCCCGCCTGTATCTCCTTCGTGCTCAGATCGCCTTCGCCTCGAGTCGCGGCAATGAGGCTTCTCCTCTCTTGCTGGCCGCAGCACGCCGACTCGCACCGCTCGACGCCGACCTCGCTCGCGAGACCTTCCTGGACGCTCTCTTGGCTGCCATCTACGGCGGGAGCCTTGGAGGTGGCTCCGACGTGCGCGCGGTGGCAACAGCCGCACGCGAGGTCTC contains:
- a CDS encoding RNA polymerase subunit sigma, giving the protein MDDVGAVPIGELVEERRYLLDVAYWMLGSAGAAEAVVGDAYRRWYGLSDTARAEIVVPRLWLARTVGGICLGRLASPGRHAASLSPTGLSATGLRTVGRQDEGDRGPGRGTGAGAGSEGAQQGLGAEISRVLLSALDSLSPAERAAFVLSDVFGMAPGAVADIVGRGEPECAELADRARHSLRLRRSRSTSPSDHDALARAVREACVSGDAELLASLLCRDVTAFFDGGGKVRALARPVHGSRRVARSLLTLLAQRPRTTLATHPVNGAIGLVARYGREVAAVISLGVADHQVVQVWVVLNPDKLRPWNHPTAHGAPGPHQSP
- a CDS encoding LysR family transcriptional regulator → MPCVSLTAAAGALGMTTSAASQQTFLLEQEAGQPLIDRLPRGARPTLAGAALAERGQAIRRELRAAQADLDSFTALDQGTLRLGSFPHGRHRAQLGAVRRG
- a CDS encoding cation-translocating P-type ATPase: MTEPITKPITEPAAETADRAPAAEPDAYRQAPDQVAERLGVDPGAGLSTRQVSERAAVHGANQLSEPARRPQWLKFLDQFRNWLILILLIAAVVAGAIGDISDAVVITVVLLINATLGYWQERRAERSLEALRRMLVPTARVRRDGTEQVVEARLLVPGDVVLLEAGDRVPADGRLTVAETVEVAEAALTGESQPVAKSVTTFDHTSITSVPLAERTTMLFMNTALTRGRAEMIVTATGMRTELGAIAEALRTGTEPPTPLQVQLDSLGRRLALLSGVAVVAYALSALVRGESLSDVALQAVALAVAAIPEGLPAVLALTLALGVHRMARRGAIVKRLASVESLGAATVVCSDKTGTLTLNEMTARILWTAGRLYDVTGEGYGTAGAIRIHGTEDASAPDDLHDAVLPFALCNDAHVSGGVFIGDPTEAALVVLAAKAGVDADWLRSELPRAGELPFDGATKYMATFHTEPDGRTRVHVKGAVDVLLDMCTDVLTEDGVRALDERHRDELLAVTGQLGGSGLRVLGAATALMDGTPSAFTPAALPGLTLVSVAGIADPPRPQAREAMALCRTAGVAVKMITGDHADTAAAIARELYIDGDVVTGAELDRMTEQQLAERIDDIGVFARVAPEHKVVIVRTLTNRGHIVAMTGDGVNDAAALRAAHIGVAMGITGTDVAKEAADVVLTDDDFSTIVQAVHEGRAIYANIVKFVRFQLSTNIGAILTLLSASLAGLPSPLTAAQLLWVNIIMDGPPAMALAVDPARDDVMRHPPRDPGERILNARRLLAIGWAGAVMALGTVTLFAIARSHVGPDTAVTMAFTTFVLFQPFNALSARADGGTLLGRHQFRNRALWLCLAGVLVVQVAVVQLPWAQAVFGTVPLTATQWALCLGTASTVLLAELAVRTARSALGDR
- a CDS encoding AAA family ATPase, which produces MANENPRRQLHGRRSECGALDQLASVVEAGHSAVLVLRGEAGIGKSALLDYMAERASAHRIARGAGVESEMELPFAGLHQVCAPFLGRLERLPGPQGEALATAFGLRTGPPPDRFLVGLAVLSLLADVAAEEPLFCLVDDAQWLDRVSAQTLAFVARRMLAEPLALVFAFRDIQGQREFAGLPELTLTGMNDANARALLDSVIAAPMDERVRDRIVAEARGNPLALLEFPRGLTAAELAGGFGLPDPGSMVGHIEQSYLRRVRSLPPTTQRLLLTAAAEPVGDVMLLWRALERLGIEPGAAAAAQAAGMIDIGNLMRFRHPLLRSAIYWSADPAERREAHRVLAEVTEPTLDPDRRAWHRALAAMGPDEAVAAELESSAGRAQSRGGTTAAAAFLARAAVLTPEPRRRAARALAAAQAKLRAGAPEAAEELLAVAEVGPVDELHHARLYLLRAQIAFASSRGNEASPLLLAAARRLAPLDADLARETFLDALLAAIYGGSLGGGSDVRAVATAAREVSPVALPPRNADLLFDSLVVRFTDGYVAAAAVSQNALRSFDWDTDAGEVMRWCRLASAVASDIWDDRSWSELATRHVRTARTIGALGELPLALSSAVLVHVFAGELDAAALLVAEIASVNEAVGGSFVSYGALGLAAWQGDELMADALIQAKMNDAVVRGEGVGVTVAQWARAVLCNGLGKYKQAFAAANQAETNAQDVAVAHWGLTELVEAGVRSGARSAAVAALGRLTELTDAAGTEWALGVQARSRALVSEGGSAERLHREAIERLGRTRMRVELARAHLLYGEWLRRENRRSDARTQLRTAHGMFSGFSARAFAERAGRELQATGETVARHAIATPTALTAQEAQIARLARDGLTNPEIGAQLFLSPHTVEWHLRKVFAKLGITSRRQLRTTLTDRPPTTTLA
- a CDS encoding sigma-70 family RNA polymerase sigma factor, which translates into the protein MDVEPSPTTSDLEEAVSVFLQCRRRLFGIAYRVLGSVVEAEDVVQEVWLRWQNTDRSVVVSPVAFLSSATTRLAINVAQSARVRRETYIGPWLPEPVDTSSDPELGAQRAEALELALLLVLEKLSPTERAAYVLREAFDYAYPEIAEILQLSLVNVRKIVSRARKRLSDEPRESVDTAEHRRLLSAFVSAAQTGDVASLEALLTPDVVSLSDGNGMRGCARIPVLGRAHVAKMVTYPVFWREAEAKLVDANGSTGALLYRDGQAIAFMAMAASREGIHQLMWVFSPSKIAALLESRSRFATASEDADPVR